In Luteibaculum oceani, the following proteins share a genomic window:
- a CDS encoding dipeptidase, producing MSTLNEYISKNFDRFTDELIELLKIPSVSADPAYKDDVHNCAAFIKESLEKAGVDKAEIVPTKGYPVVYGEKIIDPKLPTVLVYGHYDVQPADPVELWDSPAFEPVIKKTELHPEGAIFARGACDDKGQMYMHVKAFETMVKTDTLACNVKFMIEGEEEVGSENLAHFLKAEKERLAADVILVSDTALVSKDVPSITTGLRGLSYVEVEVTGPNRDLHSGVYGGAVANPINVLCDMIASLQDEDGRITVEGFYDNVQMVSHEERKAMSEIPFSEEDYKKKLGIKEVKGEKGYSTIERASIRPTLDVNGIWGGYIGEGAKTVLPSKAYAKISMRLVPNQGPDEITEKFKKHFEKIAPDYVSVKVTPHHGGEPAVIPVDSDEYRAASKAMEAAFGKEPVPARGGGSIPIVSLFEKVLGLKTVLMGFGLDTDAIHSPNEHYGLFNYRKGIETIPQFFAEYAKLKNN from the coding sequence ATGTCTACATTAAACGAATATATCTCTAAAAATTTCGATCGATTCACCGACGAATTAATCGAACTTCTGAAAATTCCTTCTGTAAGTGCAGACCCTGCCTATAAAGACGACGTACATAATTGCGCAGCGTTTATTAAAGAGTCCTTAGAAAAAGCCGGTGTGGACAAAGCGGAAATCGTTCCAACCAAGGGTTATCCTGTAGTTTATGGAGAAAAAATTATCGACCCTAAACTTCCTACTGTATTGGTATATGGACATTATGATGTGCAACCAGCCGACCCAGTGGAGCTTTGGGACAGCCCTGCCTTTGAGCCAGTTATTAAAAAAACCGAGCTACACCCTGAAGGCGCCATTTTTGCCCGTGGAGCATGCGACGACAAAGGACAAATGTATATGCATGTTAAGGCTTTTGAGACCATGGTAAAAACCGACACTCTAGCCTGTAACGTGAAATTTATGATTGAAGGAGAGGAAGAGGTTGGAAGTGAAAACCTTGCCCACTTCCTAAAAGCGGAAAAAGAACGTTTAGCTGCAGATGTTATTCTGGTATCCGACACGGCCTTGGTATCTAAAGATGTACCATCAATTACAACAGGTCTAAGAGGATTATCATACGTAGAAGTTGAGGTTACTGGACCTAACAGAGACCTTCACTCTGGAGTATACGGTGGTGCAGTTGCTAATCCTATTAATGTGCTGTGTGATATGATCGCCTCACTCCAAGATGAAGATGGGCGCATTACTGTTGAGGGATTCTATGACAACGTTCAAATGGTAAGCCACGAGGAACGCAAAGCCATGTCGGAGATTCCTTTTTCTGAGGAAGACTACAAGAAGAAACTTGGAATAAAAGAGGTTAAGGGTGAAAAAGGCTACAGCACGATAGAGCGAGCTAGCATCCGCCCTACTCTAGATGTAAATGGAATTTGGGGAGGATATATTGGAGAAGGAGCTAAAACAGTTCTTCCATCCAAAGCTTACGCAAAAATTAGCATGCGCCTTGTTCCCAACCAAGGGCCCGATGAAATTACTGAGAAATTTAAGAAGCATTTCGAAAAAATTGCTCCAGATTATGTTTCGGTAAAGGTAACTCCACACCACGGAGGTGAGCCAGCTGTAATTCCGGTAGATTCGGATGAATACCGTGCAGCATCTAAAGCAATGGAAGCGGCCTTTGGCAAGGAACCTGTACCTGCTCGTGGAGGTGGATCTATTCCTATTGTTTCTTTATTCGAAAAGGTATTGGGCTTAAAAACTGTATTAATGGGCTTTGGTTTAGATACCGACGCCATTCACTCACCAAACGAGCACTACGGTTTGTTTAATTACCGCAAGGGAATAGAAACTATACCTCAATTCTTTGCAGAATATGCGAAGCTTAAAAATAACTAG
- a CDS encoding LEA type 2 family protein codes for MDKVENNGEVRTFTGKLVVDNPNGYPIQVKRGNFTVSNDPLTLGDCKILEKRTLPRNGAETVDFQLNVKNKALLLGGLQQLGSLLTGGEAKVTIQGEIKACTYGIFCKKYRVNESLKLKL; via the coding sequence ATGGATAAGGTGGAAAACAACGGGGAAGTGCGAACCTTTACTGGGAAACTAGTTGTGGACAACCCCAACGGCTACCCCATTCAGGTAAAAAGAGGGAATTTTACTGTTAGCAACGACCCGTTAACCCTAGGCGATTGTAAAATCCTAGAGAAAAGAACTCTTCCAAGAAATGGAGCCGAAACCGTTGACTTTCAGTTAAACGTAAAAAATAAGGCCCTTTTACTAGGGGGATTACAACAGCTTGGCAGCCTTTTAACCGGTGGAGAAGCTAAGGTCACTATACAGGGGGAAATAAAGGCCTGCACCTATGGTATTTTCTGTAAAAAATATCGAGTTAACGAATCGTTGAAATTAAAACTCTAG
- the tsaB gene encoding tRNA (adenosine(37)-N6)-threonylcarbamoyltransferase complex dimerization subunit type 1 TsaB, with protein sequence MAHILALETSTKVCSVALWNQGDLVAYKESDDQEYDHAEKLNPFIVELLEEQGLRVPDLAAVAVSRGPGSYTGLRIGVASAKGLCYSTGLPLISVCPLQAMLEMVKQERNGLNSDCTYHAYLDARRREVFASSYNGFGEEISSVDAIVLDENEPIFKQQHQLFFGPGADKFESEIPTDNLIKGIYPSARYMGGIAFRKFENQDFADLAYFEPFYLKDFIAIKAKPKFNRRNT encoded by the coding sequence TTGGCACATATTCTCGCTTTAGAAACTAGTACAAAAGTTTGCTCGGTCGCTTTGTGGAATCAAGGCGACCTTGTCGCATATAAAGAGTCCGATGATCAAGAATACGATCACGCCGAAAAGCTTAATCCCTTTATTGTTGAGTTACTCGAAGAACAAGGTTTGCGTGTGCCCGACCTTGCCGCGGTAGCGGTGTCAAGAGGGCCGGGGTCTTATACCGGTCTCAGAATTGGTGTAGCGTCAGCTAAGGGACTGTGTTATTCAACAGGGCTTCCTCTAATCTCTGTTTGCCCATTACAGGCCATGTTAGAAATGGTAAAGCAGGAACGTAATGGATTAAATTCGGATTGTACGTATCACGCCTACCTCGACGCAAGAAGAAGGGAAGTTTTTGCGAGTTCTTATAATGGTTTTGGTGAGGAAATATCATCGGTGGACGCCATTGTACTGGATGAGAATGAGCCCATTTTTAAACAGCAGCATCAACTCTTTTTTGGACCTGGAGCTGACAAGTTTGAAAGTGAAATTCCCACAGATAACCTGATAAAAGGAATCTATCCCTCAGCCAGGTATATGGGAGGTATAGCGTTTAGAAAATTCGAAAATCAAGATTTCGCCGACTTGGCCTATTTCGAACCGTTTTACCTCAAGGATTTCATTGCAATCAAAGCGAAACCAAAGTTTAATAGAAGGAATACCTAA
- a CDS encoding efflux RND transporter periplasmic adaptor subunit, with protein MKGKKLWWIIGGAVVILLVIAVAMNKSRDTSKKVTVAKSEKVTITEKVTANGKIQPAQDVKISSDVSGEIIELAVKEGDQVTKGQLLVKINPDIYIAATNRAEASLNSARANLATANARLAQSRAQFINAEKTFNRNRQLFQSNAISQSEYDNAVSQYEVAKADVEASEQAAKAAQYSVKSAEATRKEARDNLNRTEIYAPQSGTISSLVVEEGERVVGTAQMAGTEMMRISDMSKMEVHVDVNENDIIRVSLNDTAEVEVDSYLGKKFKGLVTEIANAATSSGMGTDQVTNFAVKITLLPESYKDLLEGKPASFSPFRPGMSANVDILTATERNVIAVPIEAVTTRSDSSKFSYAKVADDSEKEEFECVFIFENGKAMIRPVTTGIQDSKFIYIKEGIELGEEIITGPYAAVSRELSHKTAVTKVNKNELFKKEEE; from the coding sequence ATGAAAGGCAAAAAGCTTTGGTGGATTATTGGTGGAGCAGTAGTAATACTTTTAGTTATCGCAGTTGCGATGAACAAATCGCGCGACACCTCGAAAAAAGTAACGGTAGCAAAATCTGAGAAGGTTACTATTACCGAAAAGGTTACTGCAAATGGAAAAATACAACCAGCTCAGGATGTTAAGATAAGTTCCGACGTTTCGGGAGAGATTATTGAGCTTGCGGTTAAAGAGGGAGACCAGGTTACCAAGGGGCAACTTTTGGTGAAAATTAATCCTGATATATATATCGCGGCAACAAATAGAGCTGAGGCTTCTTTAAATTCTGCTCGCGCTAATTTGGCTACTGCCAATGCAAGGCTTGCTCAATCTAGAGCTCAGTTTATTAACGCTGAGAAAACCTTTAATAGAAATCGTCAGCTATTTCAAAGTAATGCAATTTCACAATCGGAATACGATAATGCTGTATCGCAGTACGAAGTGGCTAAGGCTGATGTTGAGGCTTCGGAACAAGCTGCAAAAGCGGCTCAGTACTCGGTTAAATCTGCCGAAGCAACCCGCAAGGAAGCTAGAGACAATCTAAACCGAACTGAAATTTACGCTCCACAATCGGGAACCATTTCTTCCCTAGTAGTAGAAGAAGGTGAGCGTGTTGTAGGTACCGCACAAATGGCGGGTACCGAAATGATGCGTATTTCAGATATGTCGAAAATGGAAGTGCACGTGGATGTGAATGAAAATGATATTATTCGCGTTTCCCTAAATGACACGGCCGAGGTAGAAGTTGATTCCTATTTAGGAAAGAAGTTTAAAGGCCTAGTAACCGAAATTGCGAATGCAGCAACAAGTAGTGGGATGGGAACGGATCAGGTTACGAATTTTGCGGTTAAGATTACACTGCTTCCAGAGTCGTACAAAGATCTATTAGAAGGAAAACCAGCTTCATTCAGTCCATTCCGCCCAGGAATGTCGGCAAACGTAGATATTCTTACTGCAACCGAAAGAAACGTTATAGCTGTTCCAATAGAAGCTGTTACAACTCGTTCCGACTCTTCGAAGTTCTCTTATGCTAAGGTGGCCGATGATTCTGAAAAGGAAGAATTTGAATGTGTATTCATTTTCGAAAACGGTAAAGCAATGATTCGTCCGGTTACTACTGGAATTCAGGATAGTAAATTCATCTATATCAAAGAGGGGATAGAGTTAGGAGAAGAGATTATTACCGGACCTTATGCAGCGGTTTCCAGAGAATTAAGTCATAAGACAGCGGTAACCAAGGTGAATAAAAACGAATTGTTTAAGAAAGAAGAAGAATAA
- a CDS encoding TolC family protein gives MRYIYSLVFIALAASVFGQDNKWSLQECIDYAMKNNIAIKTSELQTQISEYSKTQAKLDLLPSLNASGTHGYNWGQTIDPFTNQFATRRVRTNSVGISSQVTLFGGFQKLNQIKKSEYDYKAAKASADQQKNDVALSIANFYVNVLFAQDLLEIAENQLEISQLQKDRIKKLVEVGQLPKSNLLDAESQLALDEATMVQRENDLALAYLSLYQVLQLQPDMKIEVEEPELLEVSSSFLSQNPLEIYKTAVENLPQIKASEFQVKSAEKSLDIAQGAALPSITARTSYGSGYSGNNRVLRSDADPTLAIDTIGIVANSMEEVVAPRIEFQDSDFRTKNFSDQLNDNINYSVSFSLVIPLFNGYGARTAVKQQRLNAQISNYQLQQTKNTLLQDIERAYADAKASLKSYEAAKKSKDAAEEAFKYADIRYTQNLINQVEFSNAKVRLSNALLELSRSKFDFIFKVKVLEFYKGEQISF, from the coding sequence ATGCGATACATATATAGTTTGGTTTTTATAGCGCTAGCTGCAAGCGTATTTGGCCAAGACAATAAGTGGAGTCTACAAGAATGTATAGACTACGCTATGAAAAATAATATTGCCATTAAAACCAGTGAGCTGCAAACTCAAATTAGTGAGTACAGCAAGACTCAGGCGAAATTGGATCTACTGCCTAGTTTAAATGCCTCGGGTACGCACGGTTATAACTGGGGACAAACCATTGACCCCTTTACCAACCAATTCGCCACGCGAAGAGTTAGAACCAATAGTGTAGGAATATCCAGCCAGGTTACCCTATTTGGTGGGTTTCAGAAATTGAACCAAATAAAGAAGTCTGAGTACGACTACAAAGCAGCAAAAGCATCGGCCGACCAACAAAAGAATGATGTTGCATTGAGCATAGCTAATTTTTATGTAAACGTATTGTTTGCTCAAGATCTACTTGAGATAGCGGAAAACCAGTTGGAGATTTCACAATTGCAGAAAGATAGAATCAAAAAATTGGTTGAGGTAGGCCAGTTGCCTAAATCCAACCTTTTAGATGCAGAATCTCAATTAGCTTTGGATGAAGCGACAATGGTTCAGCGCGAGAACGATCTTGCACTGGCTTATTTGAGTCTGTATCAAGTGTTACAACTTCAACCTGACATGAAAATTGAGGTGGAGGAACCTGAGTTATTGGAGGTTTCTTCTTCATTCCTAAGTCAGAATCCACTGGAGATATACAAAACAGCTGTTGAGAATTTACCTCAAATTAAAGCCAGTGAATTCCAAGTTAAGAGTGCTGAAAAAAGTTTGGATATAGCTCAGGGTGCTGCACTTCCAAGTATTACCGCAAGAACTTCTTATGGTTCGGGATACTCTGGAAATAATCGTGTATTGAGAAGTGATGCAGATCCAACTTTGGCTATAGATACAATCGGTATTGTAGCGAATAGCATGGAAGAGGTTGTCGCTCCAAGGATTGAATTTCAGGACAGTGATTTTAGAACCAAAAATTTTAGCGACCAGCTAAACGATAACATTAACTACAGTGTTAGCTTTTCCCTAGTTATCCCATTATTTAATGGATACGGTGCGAGAACAGCCGTTAAACAACAGCGTTTAAATGCTCAGATTAGCAATTACCAATTGCAGCAGACCAAAAACACCCTGTTACAGGATATTGAGCGTGCTTATGCAGATGCAAAAGCCAGTTTAAAGAGTTACGAGGCGGCTAAAAAGTCGAAAGATGCAGCTGAGGAAGCGTTTAAATACGCAGATATCAGATACACTCAAAACTTGATTAATCAGGTAGAGTTTAGCAATGCTAAAGTGAGATTATCAAACGCATTGTTAGAATTGTCGAGGTCGAAATTCGACTTCATTTTCAAGGTTAAGGTTTTAGAATTTTATAAAGGAGAGCAAATCTCATTTTAA
- a CDS encoding T9SS type A sorting domain-containing protein produces the protein MKNLLLFTFFLLCKNSFSQLQVQEGGSLKYMLALHNESNGHPGIDSIDEAVGSGVIPQPFSIFTSVSEPVMSLSKSGDYKMFNAEGKLVKQISGAKRVGVSDLNSGAYFLVNQSGFAQKVIVK, from the coding sequence ATGAAAAACCTACTACTTTTTACTTTCTTTTTACTCTGTAAAAACTCATTCTCCCAACTCCAGGTGCAAGAAGGGGGTTCTCTTAAATATATGCTGGCGCTTCACAATGAATCTAATGGACATCCGGGTATAGATAGCATCGATGAAGCCGTAGGTTCTGGTGTAATACCGCAACCTTTTTCGATTTTCACGAGTGTTTCAGAACCAGTGATGTCCTTGTCAAAAAGTGGAGATTATAAAATGTTTAACGCCGAAGGAAAACTAGTAAAGCAAATTTCTGGTGCTAAAAGGGTAGGGGTATCCGATCTGAATTCGGGAGCTTACTTTTTGGTTAATCAATCCGGATTTGCTCAAAAAGTTATCGTGAAATAG
- a CDS encoding CHRD domain-containing protein — MMKRIPFLFALIFCFTQSFAQDLSGRLLFSARLSGQNNTQVTDADAIGLGTFLLNETRDSLYVSIAVSNFDTPLELALIQIGGPGENGFPVVAFDSSVVRNKINTVITDSTLDILIPAMMAGEFYLNTYDENFPPTGTARGQIKLERDFGFFANLDTAQTRPGSDGSQAFGSANFKLDQNGDSLEVKLVTVGLGEDITGVHLHEGRKGLTGPVIFDLTSLVKDGTRIDSIITVPSTIKATLKTLIENNQVYINVHTASNPQGEIRGQVQASTDLYFDVFASSENVTQNPLFASNVALAGHGYLNSSLDTFRYFMAYELDSLSSDPVLASFTLNGVPVHNITLDSGMVSGIWTSSDPQALNPAAVNGFLTNQIGIQVNTSLQPSGELAGTFGRALRDAYVFDLDTNQVTTFVDVDELPLGLGMISVNTRGTQAHYMMAWDNLSGNVMQGSINSGAAGETGPIMFALNREEGGAFGYLTANQSFTTETTALFKKDSAYVRISTMRNPNAELRGNINRSYNTTNPPVVTNIVNEAGNFGGDIVAYPVPATSELNIKLNVKVNEQVNLEVYNSLGSLMLKKEQVLKSGTNVISVSTSTLETGIYVARIIGDNGSVRINFTVK; from the coding sequence ATGATGAAACGAATACCTTTTTTATTCGCTTTAATTTTTTGTTTTACCCAAAGCTTCGCCCAAGATCTTAGCGGAAGACTTTTATTTAGCGCAAGATTAAGCGGTCAGAATAACACACAAGTTACCGACGCTGACGCTATTGGTTTGGGAACATTTTTATTGAATGAGACCAGAGACAGCCTTTACGTGAGCATCGCAGTTTCAAATTTTGACACCCCCCTAGAATTAGCGCTAATCCAAATTGGAGGACCAGGAGAAAATGGATTTCCAGTTGTTGCGTTCGACTCATCGGTAGTACGCAATAAAATAAACACGGTAATTACCGATAGCACGCTGGACATTCTCATTCCCGCAATGATGGCAGGAGAATTTTATTTAAACACCTACGATGAAAACTTCCCTCCAACTGGTACAGCCCGAGGGCAGATAAAATTGGAGCGCGATTTTGGATTTTTTGCCAATCTAGATACCGCTCAAACAAGACCCGGTTCTGATGGATCACAAGCTTTTGGATCTGCGAACTTTAAATTAGATCAAAACGGAGACAGCCTAGAAGTTAAACTTGTAACAGTCGGACTAGGTGAGGACATTACCGGAGTGCATCTGCATGAAGGAAGAAAGGGACTAACTGGACCGGTTATTTTTGATTTAACCAGTTTAGTGAAAGACGGAACAAGAATTGATTCCATTATTACTGTTCCGAGTACAATAAAGGCTACCCTTAAAACTTTAATTGAAAATAACCAGGTATACATTAACGTCCACACTGCAAGTAATCCACAAGGAGAAATAAGAGGGCAGGTACAAGCTAGCACCGACTTATATTTTGATGTTTTTGCTTCTAGCGAAAATGTTACGCAAAACCCATTATTTGCATCTAACGTTGCACTAGCTGGTCATGGATATCTAAACAGCAGCCTAGATACTTTTAGATATTTCATGGCTTATGAACTAGATAGTTTAAGCTCTGATCCAGTATTAGCTTCCTTCACATTAAATGGAGTACCCGTGCACAACATCACTCTAGATTCTGGTATGGTATCTGGAATTTGGACGAGTTCAGATCCTCAAGCTTTGAATCCAGCCGCGGTTAATGGGTTTTTAACGAACCAAATTGGCATTCAAGTTAACACGAGCCTACAGCCATCTGGCGAATTAGCAGGAACCTTTGGAAGAGCCCTTAGAGATGCTTATGTATTTGATTTGGATACTAATCAGGTAACCACCTTTGTAGATGTTGATGAATTGCCACTTGGACTTGGTATGATTTCCGTTAATACTAGAGGTACACAAGCACATTACATGATGGCTTGGGATAATCTAAGTGGAAACGTAATGCAAGGATCAATTAACAGCGGAGCTGCAGGTGAGACCGGACCTATTATGTTTGCATTAAACAGAGAAGAGGGTGGTGCATTTGGATATTTAACTGCTAACCAAAGCTTCACAACCGAAACTACTGCGTTGTTTAAAAAAGACTCAGCATATGTTCGCATTAGCACCATGAGAAACCCTAATGCGGAATTAAGAGGAAACATTAACCGCAGCTACAACACCACTAATCCACCGGTAGTAACTAATATCGTTAATGAAGCTGGAAATTTTGGAGGAGACATTGTTGCTTATCCTGTACCAGCTACTTCGGAGCTAAATATTAAACTGAATGTTAAAGTTAACGAGCAGGTTAATTTAGAGGTGTACAATAGCCTAGGAAGTCTTATGCTTAAAAAAGAGCAGGTGCTTAAATCCGGAACCAACGTAATTAGCGTAAGTACGAGTACCCTAGAGACTGGAATCTATGTTGCCAGAATTATAGGTGACAACGGGTCTGTAAGAATAAACTTCACTGTGAAGTAA